From one Bacteroides intestinalis DSM 17393 genomic stretch:
- a CDS encoding glycoside hydrolase 5 family protein: MQRHILILITCLLAVVAPAQNKVPKSVPTIYVDAGGVMRWSDTKKEASFFGVNYTLPFAHAYRAMGYLGVDRKAAIDRDVYHMARLGLNAYRIHIWDVEISDAEGNLLENEHLELLDYLIHKLQERGIRTVITAQTNFGNGYPERNQPTSGFSLNYDKCAVHSDADAIVAQEKYIAALVRHVNPYTGYAYKDDPYIVGFEINNEPCHPGTVAETRNYINKMLSALKRAGNRKPVFYNVSHNQHVVEAYYSTAIQGTTYQWYPIGLVSGHTRKGNFLPSVDRYDIPFSNLKGFNKKARMVYEFDPADILYSYMYPATVRTFRTAGFQWITQFAYDPIDMAAYNTEYQTHYLNVAYTPNKAIGLMIAAEVAQKVGRGESFGSYPADTLFNDFRVSYVQDLSELNDGEKFYYSNTTQTRPKDISQLRAIAGCGKSPVVNYEGTGVYWLDRLEEGVWRLEVMPDAVQVSDPFTRPSLDKEVMRIVSGAWDMTLNLPDLGKQFRVNGLDNGNTFSSQAANGKISTLRPGVYLLQREGISASGKWTTDAHWQNITLGEYVCPSISDDKGFTVTHSPAKTVDAGKDLQIEAIVAGNEMPDSVIIYTDKISFWNEKNPYLKMNHTGGYIYRATVPATEIKEGCFRYNIVVCQGDKRQTFPSGVARSPLDWDYTSATLWETNVVAPEKPLSLLEIGDADSKLETYTMPGWSLTNRQLMQNAPTEKPTLRITFESKDKAPVFVLRRYIKEDIDGRPERLASCRTLCIHAKKIPEGLKAGFITSDGYTYLASCAAATDGIIRVPLQDLEQTNTALLPHVYPVFLDNYFRPQTEIPFKVEGIETLELSFDGVAEKAMEIEIGSIWLE, from the coding sequence ATGCAGAGACACATTCTTATCTTGATTACTTGTTTGCTGGCAGTAGTTGCTCCGGCACAGAACAAAGTACCCAAAAGCGTTCCTACTATTTATGTAGATGCCGGCGGCGTCATGCGTTGGTCGGATACGAAGAAAGAAGCTTCTTTCTTTGGTGTGAACTATACCTTACCCTTTGCACATGCTTACCGGGCGATGGGTTATCTGGGAGTGGATCGTAAAGCTGCCATCGACCGTGATGTCTATCACATGGCACGCTTGGGATTGAATGCTTATCGTATTCACATCTGGGACGTAGAGATTTCTGATGCAGAAGGTAACTTGCTGGAAAATGAACACCTGGAACTATTGGACTACCTTATCCATAAATTACAGGAACGCGGTATCCGTACCGTTATCACGGCACAGACAAATTTTGGTAACGGTTATCCGGAACGTAATCAGCCTACCAGTGGTTTCTCTTTAAATTATGATAAATGTGCCGTTCATAGTGATGCAGATGCTATTGTTGCACAGGAAAAGTATATTGCTGCTCTTGTACGCCACGTGAATCCTTATACAGGTTATGCTTACAAAGACGATCCTTATATCGTAGGCTTTGAAATAAACAACGAGCCTTGCCATCCCGGCACTGTTGCTGAGACGCGTAATTATATAAATAAGATGCTGTCCGCCCTGAAGCGTGCAGGCAACCGCAAACCGGTGTTTTACAATGTCAGTCATAACCAGCATGTGGTAGAGGCTTACTATTCTACAGCCATACAAGGTACTACCTATCAATGGTATCCTATTGGTCTTGTATCCGGACATACCCGCAAGGGAAACTTCCTGCCTTCCGTAGACCGCTACGATATTCCTTTCTCCAATCTGAAAGGTTTCAATAAGAAGGCTCGTATGGTTTATGAATTTGATCCCGCTGATATTCTTTATTCCTATATGTATCCGGCAACTGTACGCACTTTCCGCACAGCCGGTTTCCAGTGGATTACTCAGTTTGCCTATGATCCTATCGACATGGCGGCCTACAATACCGAGTACCAGACTCATTACCTGAATGTAGCATACACTCCGAATAAAGCTATCGGATTGATGATTGCCGCAGAAGTGGCACAGAAAGTGGGCAGGGGAGAGAGTTTTGGCAGTTATCCGGCAGATACATTATTCAATGATTTCCGTGTCAGCTACGTGCAGGATTTAAGCGAACTGAATGACGGAGAGAAATTCTACTATTCCAATACGACCCAAACTCGTCCGAAAGATATTTCTCAGCTTCGCGCAATAGCCGGTTGTGGCAAATCTCCGGTGGTGAATTATGAAGGTACGGGAGTTTATTGGCTGGATCGTCTGGAAGAGGGCGTTTGGCGCTTGGAAGTAATGCCCGATGCCGTACAGGTTAGTGACCCGTTTACAAGGCCTTCTTTGGATAAAGAAGTAATGCGCATTGTTTCCGGTGCATGGGATATGACTCTGAATTTACCTGATTTAGGTAAGCAATTCCGGGTGAACGGCTTGGATAATGGAAATACGTTCAGTTCACAGGCTGCGAATGGCAAGATTTCGACTCTTCGTCCGGGTGTTTATCTGTTACAGCGTGAAGGTATATCGGCTTCCGGTAAATGGACTACTGATGCTCATTGGCAGAATATTACTCTTGGTGAATATGTATGTCCATCCATTTCTGATGATAAAGGTTTTACTGTTACTCATTCTCCTGCCAAGACAGTAGATGCCGGTAAAGATTTACAGATAGAGGCCATTGTAGCGGGTAATGAAATGCCCGATTCCGTTATTATCTACACAGATAAGATATCTTTCTGGAATGAAAAGAATCCTTATCTGAAAATGAATCATACAGGTGGTTACATTTATCGTGCTACCGTACCTGCTACAGAAATAAAAGAGGGTTGTTTTAGGTATAACATCGTCGTTTGTCAAGGCGATAAGCGACAAACGTTTCCTTCGGGAGTAGCCAGGAGTCCGCTGGATTGGGACTATACTTCGGCTACCCTGTGGGAAACCAACGTAGTTGCTCCTGAAAAACCATTGTCTCTGCTGGAAATAGGGGATGCTGATAGTAAATTGGAAACATATACTATGCCCGGATGGAGCCTCACGAACCGCCAGTTAATGCAAAATGCACCGACAGAGAAGCCGACCTTGCGCATTACCTTTGAGTCTAAAGATAAGGCGCCTGTCTTCGTTCTTCGTCGTTACATTAAGGAGGATATCGATGGACGCCCTGAGCGACTCGCTTCCTGCCGCACTTTGTGTATCCATGCAAAGAAGATTCCCGAAGGACTAAAAGCAGGCTTCATTACTTCTGACGGATATACCTATCTTGCTTCGTGTGCCGCTGCAACTGATGGTATCATTCGTGTACCCTTGCAGGATTTGGAGCAAACAAATACAGCTTTACTTCCCCACGTCTATCCGGTCTTCCTTGATAATTATTTCCGTCCGCAGACTGAAATACCTTTCAAGGTAGAGGGGATTGAAACTCTCGAACTCTCTTTTGATGGAGTTGCTGAAAAGGCTATGGAAATAGAGATAGGGAGTATCTGGCTTGAATGA
- a CDS encoding tetratricopeptide repeat-containing sensor histidine kinase has protein sequence MKRYTNILILLLLTGLFIPAGAQNNPYKIDDSLYPFFQRATKSRTYPQGLLIADTLYAEATKKKDKKAQCLALTIPVSFYYSSGNYEKLEQAATKLKEEARKNNYLQYYYSAYTSEINWLLNNGHSLRALHKAEEMKEQAFKDQHNYGIFSCIRTLGHIYYMRQNSEVAAEYYKNALEYMLKHLPEQDPSYLYMNLAEYYRKKDEGEVALEYNEKAVKTAKTNESRVASLMDKCQTLYSMDRIDDFNTCYEECLQLVEQYGVIRKSALLRLRICKLVLDKKYDQAYIAADSIGSPLQVYQILHVLYLKSGDYEKAYTYNKLIHKHQDSINRLVQSTDIAELNAQIGNERMKLDAKALEYKNAALNLRNTQLELERTKSQSELEKINAENSKLVLKNRNLELARLNVEAEKQKAILKEQQSASQHYIVTLSLVLSFLFLFTCFLIFYLYRRRRTMAILQEKNEELTVARDHAEESDRMKSFFIQNMSHEIRTPLNAIVGFSQVLSTPDMEVDEEEKAEFSMLIQQNSELLTTLINDVLDLASLESGKYTMHLAPHRCNELCQIAMASVVHRNPKEVKSYFTSDAPNDFLFVTDKERLQQVLINFLTNAEKHTVRGEIHLHCSLTENPGKITFSVTDTGPGVPADQADYVFDRFSKLDEFKQGTGLGLNICSIIAGRLKGEVKLDKSYTKGARFLFILPLDGDPNY, from the coding sequence ATGAAAAGATACACTAACATACTAATTTTACTACTTCTCACAGGGCTTTTTATTCCTGCCGGAGCACAAAACAACCCTTATAAGATAGATGACTCTTTATACCCCTTTTTTCAGCGCGCCACCAAATCACGAACTTATCCCCAAGGATTGCTTATCGCTGACACTCTTTATGCAGAAGCAACCAAAAAGAAAGACAAAAAAGCACAATGTTTGGCACTTACCATTCCGGTAAGTTTCTACTATAGTTCCGGCAATTATGAGAAACTGGAACAGGCAGCCACTAAATTAAAGGAAGAGGCACGCAAAAACAACTATCTGCAATATTACTATTCCGCATATACGAGCGAAATAAATTGGCTCCTTAACAACGGACATTCACTGCGTGCCCTGCACAAAGCCGAAGAAATGAAAGAACAGGCTTTCAAAGACCAGCACAACTACGGCATCTTTTCGTGTATTCGTACCTTGGGACACATCTACTATATGCGTCAGAATAGTGAGGTAGCAGCCGAGTACTACAAAAATGCCTTGGAATACATGCTGAAGCATTTGCCCGAACAAGATCCGTCATACCTTTATATGAACCTTGCTGAGTATTACCGAAAGAAAGACGAAGGTGAAGTAGCATTGGAATACAATGAGAAAGCCGTGAAAACTGCTAAAACCAATGAGAGCCGTGTAGCTTCCCTAATGGATAAATGCCAGACTCTGTATAGTATGGACCGAATCGATGACTTTAACACTTGCTATGAAGAATGCCTGCAACTGGTCGAACAATATGGTGTTATCCGCAAATCAGCTTTGTTGCGTTTACGTATCTGCAAACTTGTTCTGGATAAAAAATACGATCAGGCATATATAGCAGCTGATTCGATAGGAAGCCCGTTGCAGGTTTACCAGATACTTCATGTATTATATCTGAAATCAGGAGACTATGAAAAGGCTTATACATATAATAAGTTGATTCACAAGCACCAAGATTCAATCAACCGTCTGGTACAATCTACAGACATCGCTGAACTGAATGCACAGATAGGCAACGAACGCATGAAATTGGATGCCAAGGCCTTGGAATATAAGAATGCAGCACTCAACTTAAGGAATACCCAATTGGAACTGGAGCGGACTAAGTCACAATCTGAACTGGAAAAGATAAATGCTGAGAACAGCAAATTGGTATTGAAGAACCGGAACCTGGAACTGGCACGTCTCAATGTAGAAGCGGAAAAACAGAAAGCCATCTTAAAAGAGCAGCAAAGTGCTTCTCAACATTACATCGTAACTCTCAGTCTCGTACTTTCGTTCTTGTTTCTTTTCACCTGCTTCCTGATATTCTACCTGTACAGACGCCGTAGAACAATGGCTATCCTACAGGAGAAAAATGAAGAGCTCACCGTTGCACGCGACCATGCCGAGGAATCGGACCGGATGAAAAGTTTCTTTATACAGAATATGAGCCACGAGATACGTACACCGCTCAATGCCATAGTCGGATTCTCACAAGTTTTATCCACTCCGGATATGGAGGTGGACGAGGAAGAGAAAGCAGAGTTCAGCATGCTTATCCAGCAGAATTCCGAGTTACTGACTACGCTAATTAATGATGTCCTTGACCTTGCCAGTTTGGAAAGTGGTAAATACACCATGCATCTGGCGCCTCATCGCTGCAATGAGTTATGCCAGATAGCAATGGCTTCTGTTGTGCATCGTAATCCGAAAGAAGTGAAGTCCTATTTCACTTCCGACGCACCGAATGACTTCTTGTTTGTGACGGATAAAGAACGCCTGCAACAGGTACTTATCAATTTCCTGACCAATGCGGAGAAACACACGGTACGGGGGGAAATTCACCTCCACTGCTCTCTCACAGAGAATCCGGGAAAGATAACCTTCTCCGTTACAGATACCGGTCCGGGAGTTCCGGCAGACCAGGCAGACTATGTTTTCGACCGGTTCAGCAAACTGGATGAATTTAAACAGGGCACAGGACTCGGACTGAATATCTGTTCCATCATTGCCGGGCGCCTGAAAGGTGAAGTGAAACTGGATAAGAGTTACACCAAAGGAGCACGTTTCCTGTTTATACTTCCACTGGACGGTGATCCTAATTACTAA
- a CDS encoding PepSY-like domain-containing protein, with amino-acid sequence MKKLTYSFLLLMLLTSVPALADYAPVNVQTALKKMYPAAKDVAWSRDEIYYVADFIQNGFDTKVWFNSEAQWEMRQIDWGTMDEVPNAVYNAFAASEYSDGMVQGVTLVQFPEKQSVISVVVGMANTQTRYQLLFTLDGGLEDERNATYFNNLLGAEVFLNT; translated from the coding sequence ATGAAAAAGTTGACGTATTCTTTCCTGCTTCTGATGCTCCTGACATCAGTTCCGGCTCTGGCCGATTATGCGCCTGTCAATGTACAGACAGCACTAAAAAAAATGTATCCCGCCGCCAAGGATGTTGCCTGGTCACGGGATGAGATTTACTATGTAGCGGACTTTATACAGAATGGGTTCGACACAAAAGTCTGGTTCAACTCTGAAGCACAATGGGAAATGAGACAGATTGATTGGGGAACAATGGACGAAGTGCCCAATGCCGTGTACAATGCTTTTGCAGCAAGCGAATATTCCGATGGAATGGTGCAGGGAGTCACATTGGTTCAATTTCCCGAAAAACAATCAGTAATTTCCGTAGTTGTGGGAATGGCGAATACACAAACTAGATACCAACTACTGTTCACCCTCGACGGAGGACTTGAGGATGAACGGAATGCCACTTACTTTAATAATCTATTAGGAGCAGAAGTATTCCTGAACACTTAA
- a CDS encoding hybrid sensor histidine kinase/response regulator transcription factor yields MHRPVLFLFILLQIWLPCTLVGQKSDYRLFDNISLGTEASVISCFLQDTQGLIWIGSNKGLFSYDGYSSQPHFTFGERSNTRIYCGTVVDSTYLYIGADNGLLIYNYRTDTYQEPEADFPTDIRTLALRDGVLWLGTLNGLYTYSPETRQLSAITEGLPHQTIYSIIRASDDNLYIGTYNGCCRYIPATGRFETIDLPVTRGRSNQFVNSLLEDTARGCIWIGTEGCLFKYTPADGHTQRIDAFHDNSVKSLALDGNGQLLVGTDNGLYVYQEDEPLLHVVHDSRNLQSLSNNIIWTIFADREHNVWLGTDYGISMFRHNSVLRHIPISQITGTGEGNQFYSMLRDTHGTYWFGGTNGLIRFTALMDGEQDVAWYKMGDRKYPLSHNRVRHLYEDREQQLWVATDGSISRYDPAKRQFIHYNIVDSTRRYNANWTYSLFEDRDGQLWIATCLGGIFVVDKENLMRSSGGLYMAEKTYSIHNGLSGMFINQMIPDREGNVWALLYNSHNSIEKINPRTGEVTHIAADELKGERTPNFILCAEDGYIWIGFPGGVMRVTPENDSIRMLPFDAYNHYEVLSMAEADGRIWISTTDGFWVADQQTLEVRRLNITDKRFTSMFFDKTSGELYLGTADGFAISSPEALLAEHLEQPLILTALYVNNQLYQSGAGQALDAVQSAQSIRYSQRINLDYDQNNLAFELSDLPYSLEEKSKLLYRLEGVDREWNLLKPNTNRITYNNLNYGDYRLIVSKLDAHGKPSEKTYALDIHIIPPWYYTPWAKAVYVLLCLVLILWTINFFRVKNRLKLERLEKEKILEQSQAKMEFFTNLSHDLKTPLSMIIAPISKLLPGIKDQQEKKQLEQVHRNAMKLNSLIHQGLDFNRVDSGNNTLLILSQIELVSFARGLFTLYAEEKAKEKKLTFHFHADREKIYIQMDAIKLESILDNLLSNAVKYTPEEGEITLRLQASDKEVHISVSDTGIGVPRQDQPYVFQRFFQSPKTAGTKEGTGIGLYLVKTYTELHGGKVQLSSEENKGTAITLTLPVIAMEQPVVEVSPEIVSSDIEPVAAGVTVVVPDTDTPAPDAPLLLIVDDTPEVSEFIYQILHTKYRCRLAENGKIGVELTLELMPDLIIADVMMPVMDGLEMVRHIKKHIPTSTIPIILLTAKSDKETELESIQLHIDAFIPKPFEPDILLSRVEQLLHSRETHEAKARMEVLSTPKEIEAVSYDEKFLANVIHLIEEHISDSELNVNALCEWTDINNKQMYRKIKQLTGMTPVEYIKSIRMKKAAMLLKQQKFTVAEVMYMVGFSNHSYFSKCFQAEFGMTPKQYV; encoded by the coding sequence ATGCACAGACCAGTTCTTTTTCTTTTCATTCTGTTACAGATATGGCTTCCTTGCACTCTGGTGGGGCAGAAGTCCGATTACAGGCTGTTTGATAATATCAGTCTGGGGACGGAAGCATCCGTCATCAGTTGCTTCCTGCAAGACACGCAAGGACTGATATGGATAGGTTCCAACAAAGGACTGTTCAGCTACGACGGCTATTCCTCACAACCGCATTTCACTTTCGGCGAGCGCAGCAATACTCGCATTTATTGCGGTACGGTGGTGGACAGCACCTATCTTTATATAGGTGCGGACAATGGCTTACTGATTTATAACTACCGAACAGACACTTACCAAGAACCGGAAGCGGACTTCCCGACCGACATCCGCACACTGGCATTGCGTGACGGCGTGCTGTGGCTGGGGACACTAAACGGCCTCTATACCTACTCACCGGAAACCCGGCAACTCTCCGCCATCACCGAAGGACTTCCGCACCAGACCATTTATTCCATTATCCGCGCCTCGGACGATAACCTCTACATTGGTACGTACAACGGCTGTTGCCGCTACATCCCCGCCACCGGACGCTTTGAAACCATAGACCTGCCCGTCACCCGTGGCCGAAGCAATCAGTTTGTCAATTCACTCCTGGAAGATACCGCGCGTGGTTGCATCTGGATAGGCACAGAAGGATGTCTTTTCAAATACACCCCTGCCGACGGGCATACGCAGCGGATAGATGCTTTCCATGATAACTCCGTCAAGTCTCTGGCACTGGACGGGAACGGTCAATTGCTGGTAGGCACCGATAATGGTCTGTACGTCTATCAGGAGGACGAGCCCCTGTTGCACGTTGTTCATGACTCCCGAAACCTCCAGTCCCTTTCTAACAATATCATCTGGACCATCTTTGCCGACCGCGAGCATAACGTCTGGCTGGGTACGGATTACGGTATCTCCATGTTCCGCCATAACAGTGTGTTGCGTCATATCCCTATCTCGCAGATTACCGGAACAGGGGAGGGCAACCAGTTCTATTCCATGCTGCGCGATACGCACGGAACTTATTGGTTTGGCGGCACCAACGGCCTCATTCGCTTCACCGCTCTTATGGATGGGGAACAGGACGTTGCCTGGTACAAGATGGGAGACCGGAAATATCCTTTGTCCCACAACCGGGTACGCCATCTTTACGAAGACCGTGAACAACAACTTTGGGTGGCTACGGATGGCAGCATCAGTCGTTACGACCCGGCGAAACGCCAGTTTATACATTATAACATAGTGGACAGCACCCGCCGCTACAACGCCAATTGGACGTATAGCCTTTTTGAAGACCGTGACGGACAACTTTGGATAGCCACCTGTCTCGGCGGTATTTTCGTTGTAGATAAGGAAAACCTCATGCGTTCTTCCGGCGGACTCTACATGGCGGAGAAGACTTATTCCATCCACAACGGCCTGTCCGGCATGTTCATCAATCAGATGATTCCCGACCGGGAAGGGAATGTATGGGCATTGCTCTATAACAGTCACAACAGCATCGAAAAGATAAATCCCCGTACCGGCGAAGTCACCCATATTGCCGCCGATGAACTGAAAGGCGAGCGTACTCCCAACTTTATCCTTTGTGCCGAAGACGGCTACATCTGGATAGGTTTCCCCGGCGGAGTGATGCGCGTGACTCCCGAAAACGACAGTATCCGCATGTTGCCCTTTGATGCCTATAATCATTACGAAGTGCTTTCCATGGCCGAAGCCGACGGCCGCATCTGGATCTCTACCACAGATGGTTTCTGGGTAGCCGACCAACAGACTCTGGAAGTCCGCCGACTGAATATCACCGACAAGCGTTTCACCAGCATGTTCTTTGATAAGACAAGCGGAGAACTCTATCTGGGCACCGCAGACGGTTTTGCCATCTCCTCACCCGAGGCCTTGCTGGCGGAACACCTTGAACAGCCTTTGATATTGACCGCCCTTTATGTCAACAACCAACTTTACCAGTCTGGGGCGGGGCAGGCGCTTGATGCAGTGCAATCCGCACAAAGCATCCGTTACTCACAGCGTATAAATCTGGACTACGACCAGAACAATCTTGCTTTTGAACTTTCCGACCTGCCTTATTCCCTTGAAGAGAAAAGCAAACTGTTGTATCGCCTGGAAGGTGTGGACCGTGAATGGAACTTGTTGAAACCGAATACGAACCGGATTACTTACAACAATCTGAACTACGGTGACTACCGCCTGATAGTGAGTAAGCTGGATGCGCATGGCAAGCCGTCCGAAAAGACGTATGCATTGGACATCCACATCATTCCGCCCTGGTACTACACCCCGTGGGCAAAGGCCGTTTATGTCTTGCTGTGCCTTGTCCTGATACTCTGGACAATCAACTTCTTTCGTGTGAAGAACCGTCTGAAACTGGAGCGTCTGGAAAAAGAGAAAATCCTGGAGCAGTCTCAGGCTAAGATGGAGTTCTTTACGAATCTCTCCCACGACCTGAAAACTCCGTTGAGCATGATTATCGCGCCTATCAGCAAGTTGCTGCCCGGCATCAAGGATCAGCAGGAGAAGAAACAACTGGAACAGGTGCATCGCAATGCCATGAAGTTGAATTCGCTTATCCATCAGGGGCTGGACTTCAACCGGGTGGATAGTGGAAACAATACATTACTGATACTTTCTCAAATCGAACTGGTGTCTTTTGCGCGTGGCTTATTCACCTTGTATGCAGAGGAGAAGGCGAAAGAGAAGAAGCTGACTTTCCATTTCCATGCCGACCGTGAAAAGATATACATACAGATGGATGCCATAAAACTGGAATCTATCTTGGATAATCTTTTATCCAATGCCGTGAAGTATACTCCGGAAGAGGGTGAGATAACGCTTCGTTTGCAGGCTTCTGATAAAGAAGTGCATATCTCTGTATCCGATACAGGTATCGGTGTTCCCCGTCAGGATCAACCGTATGTTTTTCAGCGTTTCTTCCAGTCTCCCAAGACGGCAGGCACGAAGGAGGGAACAGGTATCGGCCTGTATTTGGTAAAGACTTATACGGAACTGCATGGTGGTAAAGTTCAGCTTTCTTCAGAAGAGAATAAAGGTACTGCCATTACGCTGACCCTTCCGGTGATTGCTATGGAACAGCCTGTCGTAGAGGTCTCTCCGGAAATTGTATCTTCTGATATCGAACCTGTCGCTGCCGGAGTTACAGTTGTGGTTCCAGATACAGATACGCCCGCTCCGGATGCTCCATTGCTTCTGATTGTGGATGATACTCCGGAGGTTTCAGAGTTTATTTATCAGATACTGCATACTAAATATCGTTGCCGTTTGGCGGAAAATGGTAAGATAGGTGTGGAACTTACCCTGGAATTAATGCCCGATCTGATTATTGCTGATGTCATGATGCCCGTAATGGATGGTCTTGAAATGGTGCGTCATATCAAGAAGCATATTCCTACATCCACTATTCCCATCATCTTGCTGACGGCGAAAAGTGATAAGGAAACGGAGCTTGAAAGTATTCAGCTGCATATAGATGCTTTCATTCCTAAACCCTTTGAACCGGATATTTTGCTTTCGCGTGTGGAGCAATTATTACATAGCCGGGAGACGCATGAGGCGAAAGCCCGCATGGAAGTTCTTTCCACCCCGAAAGAGATAGAGGCGGTTTCTTATGATGAGAAGTTCCTGGCAAATGTAATTCATCTGATTGAAGAACACATCTCAGACTCCGAACTGAATGTGAATGCCCTTTGCGAATGGACCGATATCAATAACAAGCAGATGTATCGCAAGATAAAGCAACTGACGGGCATGACACCTGTGGAATACATTAAGTCTATCCGCATGAAAAAGGCGGCTATGCTGCTGAAACAGCAGAAGTTTACTGTGGCCGAAGTGATGTATATGGTTGGTTTCTCCAATCATTCCTATTTTTCTAAATGCTTTCAGGCTGAGTTTGGGATGACGCCGAAGCAATACGTTTAG
- a CDS encoding AAA family ATPase, which produces MDPLEYLVPGRKRLPYGMMNFAVIRREDYYYVDKTRFIPMIEQADRFFFFIRPRRFGKSLTLNVLQHYYDVRTRDKFDDLFGDLYIGQHPTPSRNTYLVLYLNFSGITGALNDYRKGLDEHCQIRFDFFCEVYADLLPEGIRDRLDEKDGAVNQLDYLISECERAGQKVYLFIDEYDHFTNAILSDPESLHRYTNETHGEGYLRAFFNKVKAGTYSSIERCFITGVSPVTMDDLTSGFNIGTNYSLSPDFNQMMGFTEEEVREMLTYYSTTSPFNHTIDELIEIMKPWYDNYCFAQECYGETTMYNSNMVLYFVKNYISRGKAPLSMVEENIRIDYEKLRMLIRKDKEFAHDASVIQTLVSQGFITGELKSGFPASGITNPDNFVSLLYYFGMLTINGMHEGKTKLTIPNLVVQEQLYTYLLSTYNDADLSFSSYEKSELSSRLAYRGDWKAYFDYIADCLKTYASQRDKQKGEFFVHGFTLAMTAQNRFYRPISEQDTQAGYVDIFLCPMLDIYSDMTHSYIVELKYAKYKDPETRVEELRQEAIAQANRYADTDTVKRAIGSTQLHKIVVVYKGMEMRVCEEIQ; this is translated from the coding sequence TATTACGTGGACAAAACCCGCTTCATCCCCATGATAGAGCAGGCGGACCGCTTTTTCTTCTTCATCCGTCCGCGCCGTTTCGGGAAGAGCCTGACGCTGAACGTGCTGCAACATTACTACGATGTGCGTACCCGCGACAAGTTCGACGACCTCTTTGGCGACCTCTACATCGGGCAGCATCCCACACCGAGTCGTAACACTTATCTTGTGCTCTATCTCAATTTCTCCGGCATCACCGGTGCACTGAACGACTATCGCAAAGGGCTGGATGAGCACTGCCAAATCCGCTTCGACTTTTTCTGCGAAGTCTATGCCGACCTTCTGCCGGAAGGCATCAGGGATCGGCTGGACGAGAAGGACGGAGCCGTCAACCAATTAGACTATCTGATTTCGGAATGCGAACGTGCCGGACAGAAGGTGTACCTCTTTATCGACGAGTACGACCACTTCACCAACGCCATTCTCTCCGACCCCGAAAGCCTGCACCGCTATACCAACGAAACGCATGGCGAAGGTTATCTGCGCGCCTTCTTCAACAAAGTGAAAGCAGGAACCTATTCCAGCATCGAGCGCTGTTTCATTACCGGTGTAAGCCCCGTGACGATGGATGACCTCACCAGCGGCTTCAACATCGGAACCAACTATTCCCTCTCACCGGACTTCAACCAAATGATGGGTTTCACAGAAGAAGAAGTGCGCGAAATGCTGACCTACTATTCTACCACCAGCCCCTTCAATCATACCATTGACGAACTGATAGAGATAATGAAGCCGTGGTATGATAACTATTGCTTCGCGCAGGAATGTTACGGCGAAACCACGATGTATAACTCCAACATGGTGCTTTATTTCGTCAAGAACTACATCTCGCGTGGCAAAGCACCGCTAAGCATGGTGGAAGAGAACATCCGCATCGACTACGAGAAACTACGCATGCTCATCCGTAAGGACAAGGAGTTTGCCCACGACGCCTCAGTCATTCAAACCCTCGTGAGCCAGGGCTTCATCACCGGCGAACTGAAGAGTGGCTTCCCTGCCTCCGGTATCACTAATCCCGATAATTTCGTGAGCTTGCTCTACTATTTCGGCATGCTCACCATCAACGGCATGCACGAAGGAAAAACTAAACTGACCATCCCTAACCTGGTGGTTCAGGAACAACTTTATACCTATCTGCTGAGTACGTACAACGATGCAGACCTCAGTTTCAGTAGTTACGAAAAGAGCGAACTCTCCAGTCGCCTTGCTTACCGAGGCGATTGGAAAGCCTACTTCGACTACATTGCCGACTGCCTGAAGACCTACGCCTCGCAGCGCGACAAGCAGAAGGGCGAGTTCTTCGTGCATGGCTTCACCCTTGCCATGACCGCACAGAACCGTTTCTACCGCCCCATCTCCGAACAGGACACGCAGGCGGGCTATGTCGATATTTTCCTATGTCCGATGCTGGACATCTACTCCGACATGACGCACAGCTACATTGTAGAGTTGAAGTATGCCAAGTACAAAGACCCCGAAACCCGTGTGGAGGAACTGCGTCAGGAGGCTATCGCACAAGCCAACCGCTACGCTGATACCGATACGGTGAAGCGTGCCATCGGCAGCACCCAGCTACATAAGATTGTGGTGGTGTATAAAGGCATGGAAATGCGGGTGTGCGAAGAAATACAGTAG